In Parus major isolate Abel chromosome 1, Parus_major1.1, whole genome shotgun sequence, the following proteins share a genomic window:
- the ADAMTS1 gene encoding A disintegrin and metalloproteinase with thrombospondin motifs 1, giving the protein MRSGGRLPALAPVLAALLGLCSAERRALVLPRRLGAPGARERFRLEAFGERLTLELEPDSSFLAPDFTLQYLGGPPPPPEDDLSRCFYSGTVNGEPGSAAALSLCAGLRGAFSLRGRQYLIQPAAGTAHRHGPHLLRLRGAPRAAPAARCAVAEAGPGAQGPEPAEPAETRSRRKKRFVSSPRYVETMLVADQSMAEFHGSGLKHYLLTLLSVAAKLYKHPSIRNSISLVVVKIMVIYEERKGPDISSNAALTLRNFCSWQKQHNPPSDRHAEHYDTAILFTRQDLCGAKTCDTLGMADVGTVCDLNRSCSIIEDDGLQAAFTTAHELGHVFNMPHDDAKQCAGINGMSRDFHMMASMLSNLDRSQPWSPCSAYMITTFLDNGHGECLLDKPHRPIQLPSDLPGTLYDANRQCQFTFGDESKHCPDAASTCTTLWCTGTSGGLLVCQTKHFPWADGTSCGEGKWCMNGKCVNKTEKKHYDTPVHGSWGSWGAWGECSRSCGGGVQYSFRECDNPIPRNGGKYCEGKRVQYRSCNIEDCPDNNGKTFREEQCEKHNEFSKSAFGSGPAVEWTPKFAGVSPKDRCKLVCRAKGTGYFFVLQPKVVDGTPCSPDSTSVCVQGQCVKAGCDRTIGSNKKFDKCGICGGNGSTCKKVSGTLVRAKPGYHDVVTIPAGATNIEVKQRNHRGARHDGSFLAIKAADGTYVLNGDYTLSTLEQDITYKGSVLRYSGSSAALERIRSFSPLKEPLTIQVLTVGDLPQPKIKFTYFVKKPAQPGADKAAGRKKESFNAIREIISSEWVIEEWGECSKSCGSGWQRRAVECRDPRGRPAADCARELKPSNLRPCADVPCPQWQLGDWSPCSKTCGKGFKKRLLKCVSSDGSVLPQESCEPSKKPKHLIDFCNAMDCS; this is encoded by the exons ATGAGGAGCGGGGGGCGGCTGCCGGCGCTGGCGCCGGTGCTGGCGgcgctgctggggctgtgcagcgCCGAGCGCAGGGCGCTGGTGCTGCCGCGGCGCCTGGGCGCGCCCGGCGCCCGAGAGCGCTTCCGCCTGGAGGCCTTCGGGGAGCGCCTGACGCTGGAGCTGGAGCCCGACAGCAGCTTCCTGGCCCCGGACTTCACCCTGCAGTACCTGGgcgggccgccgccgccgcccgaGGACGACCTCTCCCGCTGCTTCTACTCCGGCACGGTGAACGGCGAGCCCGGCTCGGCGGCGGCGCTCAGCCTGTGCGCGGGGCTGCGCGGAGCCTTCTCGCTGCGGGGCCGCCAGTACCTGATCCAGCCCGCGGCCGGCACCGCGCACCGCCACGGGCCGCACCTCCTGCGCCTCCGCGGCGCCCCGCGGGCCGCCCCCGCCGCACGCTGCGCCGTGGCCGAGGCGGGGCCCGGCGCCCAGGGGCCGGAGCCCGCAGAGCCCGCAG AAACgagaagcaggaggaagaagaggttCGTGTCCAGTCCCCGCTACGTGGAGACGATGCTGGTGGCCGACCAGTCCATGGCCGAGTTCCACGGCAGCGGGCTGAAGCACTACCTGCTGACCCTGCTCTCCGTGGCCGCCAAGCTCTACAAGCACCCCAGCATCCGCAACTCCATCAGCCTCGTGGTGGTGAAGATCATGGTCATTTACGAGGAGCGCAAGGGCCCGGATATCTCCTCCAACGCCGCCCTGACTCTGAGGAACttctgcagctggcagaagcagcacaacCCGCCCAGCGACCGGCACGCCGAGCACTACGACACGGCCATCCTCTTCACCAGGCAG gacCTGTGCGGTGCCAAGACATGTGATACTCTTGGGATGGCTGATGTGGGAACAGTTTGTGATCTAAACCGCAGTTGCTCTATCATAGAAGACGATGGTTTGCAGGCTGCCTTCACAACAGCCCACGAATTAG gcCACGTGTTTAACATGCCTCATGACGATGCAAAGCAGTGTGCTGGCATCAATGGAATGAGCCGGGATTTCCACATGATGGCATCCATGCTCTCCAACCTGGACCGCAGCCAGCCCTGGTCTCCATGCAGTGCCTACATGATTACAACATTTTTGGATAACGGTCATG GGGAGTGTTTGCTGGACAAGCCCCACAGGCCCATCCAGCTCCCTTCAGACTTGCCTGGCACGCTGTACGACGCCAACAGGCAGTGCCAGTTCACGTTTGGAGATGAGTCCAAGCACTGCCCCGACGCAGCCAGTACGTGCACGACGCTGTGGTGCACCGGCACCTCGGGAGGGCTGCTCGTGTGCCAAACCAAACACTTCCCCTGGGCAGACGGCACCAGCTGCGGGGAAGGGAAGTGGTGCATGAATGGCAAGTGTGTGAATAAGACTGAGAAGAAGCATTATGAT ACGCCGGTGCACGGGagctgggggtcctggggggcGTGGGGCGAGTGCTCCCGGAGCTGCGGCGGGGGAGTGCAGTATTCCTTCAGGGAGTGTGACAACCCCATCCCCAGGAACGGGGGCAAGTACTGCGAAGGGAAGCGGGTGCAGTACAGGTCCTGCAACATCGAGGACTGCCCCGACAACAACG gcAAAACGTTCAGGGAGGAACAGTGTGAAAAGCACAACGAGTTTTCCAAGTCTGCCTTTGGAAGTGGACCTGCAGTGGAGTGGACACCCAAGTTTGCTGGGGTGTCTCCAAAGGACAGATGCAAGCTGGTTTGCAGAGCCAAAGGAACAGGATACTTCTTTGTTCTACAGCCAAAG GTGGTGGATGGCACCCCGTGCAGCCCCGACTCCACGTCTGTGTGCGTGCAGGGGCAGTGTGTGAAGGCCGGCTGCGACCGCACCATCGGCTCCAACAAGAAGTTCGACAAGTGCGGCATCTGCGGGGGCAACGGCTCCACCTGCAAGAAGGTGTCTGGCACCCTCGTCAGAGCCAA ACCTGGCTACCACGACGTGGTCACCATCCCGGCGGGGGCGACCAACATCGAGGTGAAGCAGCGGAACCACCGGGGCGCGAGGCACGACGGCAGCTTCCTGGCCATCAAAGCCGCCGACGGCACCTACGTCCTCAACGGCGACTACACGCTGTCCACGCTGGAGCAGGACATCACCTACAAGGGCAGCGTGCTGCGCTACAGCGGCTCCTCGGCCGCCCTGGAGCGCATCCGCAGCTTCAGCCCCCTGAAGGAGCCCCTGACCATCCAGGTGCTGACGGTGGGGGACCTGCCGCAGCCCAAGATCAAGTTCACCTACTTCGTGAAGAAGCCGGCGCAGCCCGGCGCGGACAAGGCGGCCGGCAGGAAGAAGGAATCCTTCAACGCCATCAGGGAGATCATCTCCTCGGAGTGGGTGATCGAGGAGTGGGGCGAGTGCTCCAAGTCGTGCGGCTCGGGCTGGCAGCGGCGCGCCGTGGAGTGCCGGGACCCGCGGGGCCGGCCGGCCGCCGACTGCGCCCGCGAGCTGAAGCCCAGCAACCTGCGGCCCTGCGCCGACGTGCCCTGCCCGCAGTGGCAGCTGGGGGACTGGTCCCCCTGCTCCAAGACCTGTGGGAAAGGCTTCAAGAAGAGGTTGTTGAAATGTGTCTCTTCCGACGGCAGCGTGCTGCCCCAAGAAAGCTGTGAGCCCTCCAAGAAGCCCAAGCACCTGATAGACTTCTGCAACGCCATGGACTGCAGCTAG